A genome region from Deltaproteobacteria bacterium includes the following:
- a CDS encoding glycosyltransferase family 39 protein: MALFRLTVTGLGVLLLALAALVDGPAIERALLGQATGALSWGPALFRLLCAAHGAALLGAAAIGSARQPASALPARDRRPWLLLTGLSVVALVLRCYQLNSCLWFDEVLTLVDFVRSPLGQIVTTFPSQNQHMLFSILAHASISIFGESAWALRLPSVVFGVASLWALFLLGRRIAGTREALLACAVLAVSYHHVWFSQNARGYMGLMFFSTLATWLWLRALESPHWRWPLAYALTVALGMWIHMTMLFVPAAHGLLSAVFLLRTNFGARRTPLAAGAARLLAAGVLALTLTLQLYALALPQFFRTALHEVSLPSEWTNPLWVVTESLRSLRLGFGLEAILAAGAGVALTGWLSLTRRNWLAGFALVLPAVMGGAGMLVLGHNLWPRFFFFAIGFALLIAVHGTMSAARLAALAAGAGERAGRAVGTAVVGLLIVASLLSLPRAYALPKQDFAGARHYVEQRRGPGDAVVAVGLAGVAYQRYFAPHWQVAETGDELEALRRAHPGLWLVYTLPIELKAYRPEIWEVIERDFEIAQVFPGTLGDGAVNVCRARRSLVNTGSDVPGAAAAPADDWRNS; the protein is encoded by the coding sequence ATGGCGCTCTTTCGTCTCACCGTAACCGGTCTCGGGGTGCTGCTGCTGGCACTGGCTGCGCTCGTCGATGGCCCGGCAATTGAGCGCGCCCTACTGGGCCAGGCCACCGGCGCCCTGAGTTGGGGGCCGGCGCTGTTTCGGCTCTTGTGCGCCGCGCACGGTGCGGCACTGCTGGGCGCCGCCGCCATCGGCAGCGCACGCCAGCCGGCCAGTGCCCTTCCGGCGCGCGACCGGCGGCCGTGGCTGCTACTGACGGGGCTGAGCGTGGTCGCCCTGGTCTTGCGCTGTTACCAGCTGAACTCGTGTTTGTGGTTCGACGAAGTGCTCACGCTGGTGGACTTCGTGCGCTCACCGCTCGGGCAGATCGTGACGACTTTCCCGTCACAGAACCAGCATATGTTGTTCTCGATCTTGGCGCACGCATCGATCAGCATTTTCGGCGAGAGTGCGTGGGCGCTGCGCCTGCCGTCGGTCGTGTTCGGCGTCGCCAGCCTGTGGGCGTTGTTTCTGCTGGGCCGGCGGATCGCCGGCACGCGCGAGGCACTGCTCGCATGCGCGGTACTAGCGGTATCGTATCATCACGTCTGGTTCTCGCAGAACGCGCGCGGGTACATGGGGCTGATGTTCTTCTCCACGCTAGCGACCTGGCTGTGGCTGCGAGCGTTGGAGTCCCCCCACTGGCGCTGGCCGCTCGCTTACGCGCTCACGGTAGCGCTCGGGATGTGGATCCACATGACGATGCTGTTTGTGCCGGCCGCCCATGGCCTGCTGTCCGCGGTGTTTCTGCTCCGCACTAACTTCGGGGCCAGGCGCACGCCGCTTGCTGCCGGCGCGGCCCGACTGCTAGCGGCCGGCGTGCTCGCGCTGACCCTGACGTTACAACTGTACGCGCTGGCGCTGCCGCAGTTTTTTCGCACCGCGCTGCACGAAGTCTCGCTGCCGTCGGAATGGACCAATCCACTTTGGGTAGTCACAGAGAGTTTGCGCAGCCTGCGTCTCGGCTTCGGACTCGAGGCTATTCTAGCCGCCGGCGCCGGGGTGGCACTAACCGGCTGGCTGAGCCTGACCCGGCGCAACTGGCTGGCCGGTTTTGCCCTGGTACTGCCCGCCGTCATGGGGGGGGCCGGCATGCTCGTACTCGGCCACAACCTCTGGCCGCGATTCTTCTTCTTCGCCATCGGCTTCGCCCTGCTGATTGCGGTGCACGGTACCATGAGCGCCGCGCGGCTGGCGGCGCTCGCGGCCGGCGCCGGTGAGCGAGCGGGGCGCGCCGTCGGTACCGCAGTCGTCGGCCTGCTGATCGTGGCCTCGCTCCTGTCGCTGCCGCGGGCTTACGCGCTGCCCAAACAGGATTTCGCCGGCGCCCGCCACTACGTCGAGCAGCGGCGCGGTCCCGGCGATGCGGTGGTGGCGGTGGGTTTGGCCGGGGTCGCCTACCAGCGCTACTTCGCCCCCCACTGGCAAGTCGCTGAGACGGGGGACGAGCTGGAGGCGCTGCGGCGGGCGCACCCGGGGTTGTGGCTGGTGTACACCTTGCCGATCGAGCTCAAGGCCTACCGGCCCGAGATCTGGGAGGTCATTGAGCGAGACTTCGAAATTGCCCAGGTGTTTCCAGGCACTCTGGGTGACGGCGCCGTCAACGTCTGCCGGGCGCGCCGCTCCCTCGTTAACACCGGTAGTGACGTTCCGGGTGCGGCGGCGGCGCCGGCTGACGACTGGCGCAACAGCTGA
- a CDS encoding radical SAM protein produces the protein MHALTRVAKHARLIWQNLSIPAVPSPPFVILFINSICNMKCEHCFYWQNLNRRDDLTFEELVALSNDLGHIENLNLSGGEPFLRKEFGAICRQFIRANGVKEIYVPTNGYYTERTVEQIRETLKEPSLRLFAVEFSLDGMPEFHDRFRATKNAFAKAMETYDALAALQRDDPRLQLHAISTATADNMEEIRRLTTYLFERCPHIAHHNLALIRGDRKNPSLRGPQLAEYQALYEYLRALWAPRERRRYGAIVEPMLQWAKVKTAQEQRQVIPCRAGVLSAVVYSNGDVSACETHLPLGNLRQQSFQEIWRSPAAAALRRSICAKDCHCTNEIFLWPSITFQPLQLLRVLAGSKAWRPFPPLADLGSRPASDAATAHTP, from the coding sequence ATGCATGCCCTGACACGCGTCGCCAAGCACGCCCGGCTGATCTGGCAGAACCTGAGCATTCCGGCCGTGCCCAGTCCGCCGTTCGTGATCCTGTTCATCAACTCGATCTGCAACATGAAGTGTGAGCACTGCTTCTACTGGCAGAACCTCAACCGCCGTGACGATCTGACCTTCGAGGAGTTGGTCGCCCTGTCCAACGATCTCGGGCACATCGAGAATCTCAATCTCTCCGGGGGCGAGCCGTTCTTGCGCAAGGAGTTCGGCGCAATCTGCCGCCAATTCATCCGCGCCAACGGTGTCAAGGAGATCTACGTTCCGACCAACGGCTACTACACCGAGCGCACGGTCGAACAGATTCGCGAGACGCTCAAGGAGCCGAGCCTGCGTCTGTTCGCCGTGGAGTTCTCGCTCGACGGTATGCCGGAGTTTCACGACCGCTTCCGTGCCACCAAGAACGCATTCGCCAAAGCCATGGAGACCTACGACGCCCTGGCGGCGTTGCAGCGGGATGATCCGCGGCTCCAGCTGCATGCGATTTCGACGGCGACGGCGGACAACATGGAGGAGATTCGCCGGCTGACGACCTATTTGTTCGAGCGCTGTCCGCACATAGCCCACCACAACTTGGCTTTGATCCGCGGCGATCGGAAGAACCCGTCACTGCGTGGCCCACAGCTGGCCGAGTACCAAGCCCTCTATGAGTACTTGCGCGCGTTGTGGGCGCCGCGCGAACGCCGGCGCTACGGCGCTATCGTCGAACCGATGTTGCAGTGGGCCAAGGTCAAGACCGCGCAAGAGCAGCGCCAGGTGATTCCTTGCCGCGCCGGGGTGCTGAGCGCGGTGGTTTACTCCAATGGCGACGTGAGCGCCTGCGAAACGCATTTACCCCTCGGCAATCTGCGGCAGCAATCATTCCAGGAGATTTGGCGCTCGCCCGCGGCCGCGGCACTGCGGCGTTCGATCTGCGCCAAAGACTGTCACTGCACCAATGAGATCTTTCTCTGGCCGAGCATCACCTTCCAGCCGCTGCAGTTGTTGCGCGTTCTGGCAGGAAGTAAGGCCTGGCGGCCGTTTCCGCCGCTGGCAGACTTGGGCTCGCGGCCGGCCAGCGATGCCGCGACCGCGCACACGCCGTGA
- a CDS encoding acyl-CoA dehydrogenase family protein, which produces MNLDLTESQQQWQAAAIAFARAKLSADMIARDRDEQFSLEGWRQCAEFGVQSMPIPKEYGGLALGITEVIAVMEGLGYGCRDQGLLFSINAHLWTNSIPILLHGDAAQRQRYLPGLGNGTLIGANAASEPEAGSDVFALRTRAERRGDRYVLNGAKMFVTNAQVADLIVAYATIDPALGPMGITAFIIERGTPGLVIGKPLEKMGLRTSPMAEVIFDDCEIPAANRLGREGRGVAVFECSMEWERGCILASCLGVMRRQLESCLDHARQRRQFGAPIGKFQAVAHRIVDMSVRLDTGRFLVYRIGWLKERNQPALRESAMAKLYVSEAFTQSCIDAVRLHGGYGYMTEMQIERDLRDAMASTLYSGTSDIQRNIIAKCLGI; this is translated from the coding sequence ATGAATCTCGACCTCACCGAATCACAACAGCAGTGGCAGGCGGCGGCGATCGCCTTCGCCCGCGCCAAGCTCAGCGCCGACATGATCGCGCGCGACCGCGACGAACAGTTCAGCCTCGAGGGCTGGCGCCAGTGCGCCGAATTCGGGGTCCAGTCCATGCCCATCCCGAAGGAGTACGGCGGCCTCGCTCTCGGCATCACCGAAGTCATCGCCGTGATGGAAGGGCTGGGCTACGGCTGCCGCGACCAAGGGTTGCTGTTCTCGATCAACGCCCATCTGTGGACGAATTCGATTCCGATCTTGCTCCACGGCGATGCCGCGCAACGCCAGCGCTACCTCCCCGGCCTGGGCAACGGCACGCTGATCGGTGCCAATGCCGCCAGCGAACCCGAGGCCGGCTCGGACGTGTTTGCGCTGCGCACACGCGCCGAGCGCCGCGGCGACCGCTACGTGCTCAACGGCGCCAAGATGTTCGTCACCAACGCCCAGGTGGCGGATCTCATCGTCGCCTACGCCACCATCGATCCTGCGCTCGGGCCGATGGGCATCACCGCCTTCATCATCGAGCGCGGCACCCCCGGCCTGGTGATCGGCAAGCCGCTGGAGAAGATGGGGCTGCGAACCTCGCCGATGGCCGAAGTGATTTTTGACGACTGCGAGATCCCGGCGGCGAACCGCTTGGGCCGCGAGGGCCGCGGCGTCGCCGTCTTCGAATGCTCCATGGAATGGGAGCGCGGCTGCATCCTCGCCAGCTGTCTGGGGGTAATGCGCCGGCAGCTGGAAAGCTGCCTCGATCACGCCCGCCAACGCCGGCAGTTCGGCGCCCCGATTGGGAAGTTCCAAGCCGTCGCCCACCGCATCGTCGACATGAGCGTGCGCCTCGATACCGGGCGCTTCCTGGTCTACCGCATCGGCTGGCTCAAGGAGCGCAACCAGCCGGCATTGCGCGAATCCGCCATGGCCAAGCTCTATGTCTCCGAGGCCTTCACCCAATCCTGCATCGACGCCGTGCGGCTCCATGGCGGCTACGGCTACATGACCGAGATGCAGATCGAACGTGATCTGCGCGACGCGATGGCCAGCACGCTCTACTCCGGCACCTCCGACATCCAGCGCAACATCATCGCCAAGTGCCTCGGAATTTAG
- a CDS encoding oligosaccharide flippase family protein: MKLLRNFLSLAGAELAGKLLTFAAFAYLARIAGPEGFGIVEFAGAVLLCAGLIVDQGFGPYGAREIAREPAHTPALVAEIVGARVILALAAYAGVILFACLLDRSTILTQLLLIYGVSLLATPFLLQWVFQGHDRMNTVATVQVIRAAVFAALVFVFVRDAGQLLRVAAAEVIAVSSAAGYGTWRYWRHFGAAVRARITFSPRLFREGVPIGLSQLFWVVRMSGATLILGLVASAEDVGFFAGALRILLAAHTFVWLYFFNLLPSLARAWQQGPRPFAQLIHGSLRAVTWGSVVAGAAWVSVSPAVITTVYGARFAPAASVLQCLAGVCVIAALSGHYRFALIAAGRQGAEMLTAACGAATAVVLIPVGYTSAGVTGAALALLAAEAVVWLAAWWCSRRLLGLQGYAAMLARPVLDAAAQR, translated from the coding sequence ATGAAACTACTGCGGAACTTTCTTTCGTTGGCTGGGGCGGAGCTGGCCGGCAAGCTGCTCACGTTCGCAGCCTTCGCTTACCTCGCTCGCATCGCCGGCCCGGAGGGCTTTGGCATCGTGGAGTTTGCGGGCGCGGTGCTACTGTGTGCCGGCCTGATCGTCGATCAGGGTTTCGGCCCTTACGGAGCGCGCGAAATTGCGCGTGAGCCGGCGCACACCCCCGCGCTGGTCGCGGAGATCGTCGGTGCGCGCGTCATCCTCGCACTCGCGGCCTACGCTGGGGTCATTCTGTTCGCCTGCCTGCTGGATCGCTCGACCATCCTGACACAGCTGCTGCTGATCTACGGGGTGAGTCTGCTGGCAACACCGTTCCTGCTGCAGTGGGTGTTTCAGGGCCACGATCGGATGAACACCGTGGCCACGGTGCAGGTGATTCGTGCGGCGGTGTTCGCCGCGCTCGTGTTCGTCTTCGTGCGCGACGCCGGGCAGCTGTTGCGGGTCGCCGCCGCCGAGGTAATCGCGGTGAGCAGCGCCGCCGGGTACGGCACCTGGAGGTATTGGCGGCACTTTGGTGCTGCGGTTCGGGCGCGGATCACGTTCTCGCCGCGTCTGTTTCGCGAGGGCGTTCCGATCGGCCTGAGCCAGCTGTTCTGGGTGGTGCGCATGTCGGGCGCCACGCTGATCCTCGGGCTCGTGGCTTCGGCGGAAGATGTCGGGTTCTTTGCCGGCGCGTTGCGCATCCTGCTGGCCGCGCACACCTTCGTCTGGCTGTATTTTTTCAACCTCCTGCCGTCGCTGGCGCGGGCCTGGCAGCAGGGCCCGCGCCCCTTTGCGCAGCTCATTCACGGCTCTCTGCGGGCAGTGACATGGGGCAGCGTGGTGGCCGGGGCCGCCTGGGTGTCGGTGTCACCGGCGGTCATCACCACGGTATACGGCGCCCGCTTCGCGCCGGCGGCCTCCGTGCTGCAGTGCTTAGCTGGAGTGTGTGTGATCGCGGCGCTGAGCGGGCACTACCGCTTCGCGCTAATTGCCGCCGGCCGGCAAGGCGCAGAAATGCTGACGGCGGCCTGCGGCGCCGCTACCGCGGTAGTGCTGATCCCCGTAGGGTACACGAGCGCGGGAGTCACTGGCGCAGCCCTCGCCCTGCTCGCCGCGGAGGCGGTGGTGTGGCTGGCGGCATGGTGGTGCAGCCGCCGCCTGCTTGGACTGCAGGGTTACGCGGCCATGCTGGCTCGCCCGGTGTTGGACGCAGCCGCACAACGGTAG
- a CDS encoding glycosyltransferase has translation MTAESPLRFCLVTTFYPPYNFGGDGVYAHRLANGLARRGHQVTVLHSPSAYELLAGRQPTNQYPDHPNVTVHPVPTPLGKWGLLAVQQTGRPGLQAPALRRWLDGGSFDVIHYNNVSLLGGPHVFRYGRGLKLCTLIEHWLVCPMHVLWKFGREVCTKPSCLRCQLAGRRPPQLWRHTGLMRRATRHIDAFLGPSEFTIAMHRARGLRGTMIQLPLFHPEPEAGPALARNPKVERPYCLFSGRLERIKGVQVIIPVFRALPDVDLLIAGTGDFESELRAMAAGAANIKFLGRIDHDRLQACYRGALATVVPSLCYETFGLIVAESFSTCTPVIVYAQSSLEELVRRHGGGLLYRSPDELRAAVVQLQGDPALRARLGAEGRRAYEAEFAEPAFLDHYLGVTRALLAQKRAGLPLTLPGNAPNLQRVAGQPAFLTSES, from the coding sequence ATGACCGCCGAGTCGCCGCTGCGCTTCTGCCTCGTCACCACCTTCTACCCGCCGTACAACTTCGGTGGCGACGGGGTCTACGCCCACCGGCTGGCCAACGGCCTGGCCCGGCGCGGGCACCAGGTGACGGTGTTGCACAGCCCTTCAGCGTACGAGTTGTTGGCCGGCCGACAACCTACGAACCAGTACCCGGATCATCCGAACGTGACGGTACATCCGGTGCCAACGCCGCTCGGCAAGTGGGGCTTGCTAGCGGTGCAGCAAACCGGCCGGCCGGGCCTGCAAGCGCCGGCGCTGCGGCGCTGGCTCGACGGCGGCAGCTTCGACGTCATTCACTACAACAACGTCTCGCTGCTCGGCGGGCCGCACGTCTTTCGGTACGGCCGCGGCCTCAAGCTGTGCACGTTGATCGAACACTGGCTGGTTTGCCCGATGCACGTGTTGTGGAAGTTCGGCCGCGAAGTCTGTACCAAGCCCAGCTGCCTGCGCTGCCAGCTGGCAGGACGCCGGCCGCCGCAGCTCTGGCGCCACACCGGCTTGATGCGCCGGGCGACGCGCCATATCGACGCCTTCCTGGGCCCGAGCGAGTTCACCATTGCGATGCACCGGGCGCGCGGCCTGCGCGGCACGATGATTCAGTTGCCGCTCTTCCATCCTGAACCCGAGGCCGGGCCGGCTTTGGCGCGCAACCCCAAGGTAGAGCGACCGTATTGCCTCTTCAGCGGGCGGCTGGAGCGGATCAAAGGGGTGCAGGTCATCATCCCGGTGTTCCGCGCGCTGCCGGATGTCGACTTGCTGATTGCCGGCACCGGCGACTTTGAGAGCGAGCTACGCGCAATGGCGGCGGGAGCAGCGAACATCAAGTTCCTCGGCCGTATCGACCATGACCGGCTACAGGCCTGCTATCGCGGTGCGCTCGCCACGGTGGTGCCGTCACTGTGTTACGAAACCTTCGGCCTGATCGTGGCGGAATCCTTCTCCACTTGCACGCCGGTGATCGTCTACGCCCAAAGCTCGCTGGAGGAACTGGTGCGTAGACACGGAGGCGGGTTGTTGTATCGCAGCCCGGACGAGCTGCGCGCCGCCGTCGTGCAGCTGCAGGGCGACCCGGCCCTGCGCGCGCGCCTCGGCGCTGAGGGCCGGCGCGCCTACGAGGCGGAATTCGCCGAGCCGGCGTTCTTGGATCACTACCTCGGCGTGACGCGCGCTTTGCTCGCCCAGAAACGCGCCGGCTTGCCGTTGACGCTGCCCGGTAATGCGCCCAACCTCCAGCGCGTCGCCGGCCAACCGGCGTTCCTGACCTCCGAATCGTAG
- a CDS encoding polysaccharide deacetylase family protein — MMTQPLPIAGARQFAESVNSSPIPVPILTYHSLDNSASAISVAPSAFGDQMDCLADIGARGISLADAAAHLAANGAWPERCAVLTFDDGYANTYEVALPILARHGFSATVFVVTGFVNRTIDWRWPGRWQRQPAPLTWNQVREFCAAGLEIGCHTVTHPDLRWLSPAAAEDEIVGARNEIEDRIALPVETFAYPFGLVGAAASSIARREFRAACTTELQRARRQPLWALPRVDMYYIRSTELLTRLIHGRLDRYLAARRWARRLRRTVLPRAFAAGGRPTRAQMS, encoded by the coding sequence ATGATGACGCAGCCGCTGCCCATTGCCGGCGCGCGACAGTTCGCCGAGTCGGTGAATTCGAGCCCAATTCCGGTGCCGATTCTCACTTACCACTCTCTCGACAACAGCGCCTCGGCTATTTCCGTGGCTCCAAGTGCCTTCGGGGATCAGATGGACTGCCTGGCGGACATCGGTGCCCGCGGCATCTCGCTGGCTGATGCCGCAGCCCACCTTGCGGCCAACGGCGCTTGGCCGGAGCGCTGCGCGGTCCTCACCTTCGACGATGGCTATGCCAACACTTACGAAGTTGCGCTCCCGATACTGGCTCGTCACGGCTTTAGCGCCACGGTTTTCGTGGTAACCGGTTTCGTCAATCGGACCATCGACTGGCGCTGGCCCGGGCGCTGGCAGCGGCAGCCTGCACCGCTGACCTGGAACCAGGTCCGCGAGTTTTGCGCTGCCGGCCTCGAAATCGGCTGTCACACGGTCACACATCCGGACCTGCGCTGGCTCTCGCCCGCCGCGGCTGAGGACGAGATCGTCGGCGCCCGCAACGAGATCGAGGATCGCATCGCACTGCCGGTGGAAACTTTCGCCTATCCGTTCGGCTTGGTGGGCGCTGCCGCCAGCAGCATCGCCCGGCGGGAGTTCCGTGCGGCCTGCACCACCGAACTACAACGAGCCCGGCGCCAGCCTTTGTGGGCGCTGCCACGCGTCGACATGTACTACATCCGTTCCACGGAGTTGCTCACGCGCCTGATCCACGGCCGGCTCGACCGCTATCTCGCCGCACGCCGCTGGGCCCGCCGGCTGCGCCGCACCGTGCTCCCCCGCGCTTTCGCAGCCGGGGGCAGGCCCACGCGCGCACAGATGTCCTGA